The Phaeocystidibacter marisrubri genomic interval GTCCATTTGTTTGCCCAACTTCTGCATATCTTCAACAAAGCCTACAAGTTTGTCGTACAACTTGGCACCTTCATCCGCAATTTTTCGGATGTTTTGATTCTGGTATTCCTGTTTCCAAATGGACGCTATGGTTCGAAGCGTGGCTAGAAGGGTGGTTGGACTAACGATAATGATATTCTTGTCGAGAGCGTCCTCATAAATCGCGTTGTCGAATTGTAGAGCCGCGTTAAATGCGCCTTCAATGGGAATAAAGAGCAGCACAAAATCTGGACTTTTCTCTTTGTGTAGTTTTTGATAGGCTTTGTCGGATAGACCTTTTACATGCGCTCGTACCGATAGACTGTGTTCCTTGAGGGCTTTTTCAATGTCCTCTGCTTCTTCGGCTCCAGCCAATTTTTCATAGGCTACCAATGAAACTTTAGAATCGACTATCACATATTTTTCGTCGGGAAGGTGGATCACTACATCGGGCTGAACCAATCGACCTTCATCATTTCGAAAACTCTCTTGGGTAGTGTATTCAAACCCTTTTCTCAATCCAGACGATTCGAGTATTCGTTCCAGGATCACTTCTCCCCAATTTCCCTGTTTCTTCACATCTCCCTTAAGGGCCTTGGTGAGGTTTTGAGCCTCTTCGCTCAGGTTCTTGTTTTGTAGACTGAGTTGTTCTACCACCGCTTTTAAAGCAGCGCGTTCAGAAACTCCTTTTTCATGGGTTTCTACCACTTTCTTTTCAAAAGAGACAATCTTTTCTTGAAGTGGTGAGAGGATGGTTTTCATCTGTTCCGAGCTTCGCTTTTGGAAGTTCTCGGTGTTTTTGTCTAAGATGCGATTGGCAGCCAGTTCAAACTCCTTCTGGAATTTTTCTTGAAGCTTTTCCACTTCAGCGGCGTGTTCTTCGAGACGACGCTCTAAATCAACTTTAGCCTGTTTCTCCGCTGAAATCATTCTATTGAGTTCCATCAATTCGGCACTCAATTTTTCATTGTTCGATTTGAGTTCAGCTACATAGGCTTGCTCACGCTTGAGCAGGTCAACACTTACATAGGCATTCAAGTCTACTTCGGGCGTCTTGTTCGTTTGAGATCGAATCAGGAGAATCACCAACAGAATGAAAGACAGGGCAGAGAGTATGACAAAAAGTATTTCCATCTGAAAATTAGACGTTTGAAAACAGGTTTGGGGATTCGAGACACCAATCAATGGGCGATTTTCCCGAATCGACAAGGTACGCATTCGTTTTGCTGAAATGAGCGCATCCAAAAAATCCTTTATACGCTGAAAGAGGTGAAGGGTGAGGTGCGGTTAGAATGAGGTGTTTGTGATCCTCAATCAAAGTTGATTTAGAAATCGCATGACTTCCCCACAGTATAAAAACGACGTTTTTCTGTTGAGCGGAAATGTATTGAATGAGGGTGTCTGTGAGATCTTGCCAACCCGATTTTGCGTGGCTACCTGGTTTAGACTCTACAACGGTTAGACTCGAGTTCAACAAGAGAACACCTTGTTTGGCCCACGATTCTAAATTGCCCGAACTCGGTGTTCCACATCCTATATCATGTCCCATTTCCTTAATGATGTTCTTGAGAGAAGGAGGGATAGTGATGCCATTGGGAACGGAAAAGGCAAGGCCGTGTGCTTGGTTGGGACCGTGATATGGATCCTGTCCAACAATTACCACTTTGATCTCTTCTGGGGCACAATATTCCAGTGCTTTGAAGGTCTCTTCTTTGGGGGGATAAACCTTTTTGGTAGAAAATTCGTTGTCAATATAGTCGAATAGTGAATCGAATGTAGACGGAGCATTTTTTGGAAAAATGGCATCCAACCAACGCTCGGGTACGTACTTACGTATGGACAATGTGGTTGTGGT includes:
- the ung gene encoding uracil-DNA glycosylase, yielding MTTTTLSIRKYVPERWLDAIFPKNAPSTFDSLFDYIDNEFSTKKVYPPKEETFKALEYCAPEEIKVVIVGQDPYHGPNQAHGLAFSVPNGITIPPSLKNIIKEMGHDIGCGTPSSGNLESWAKQGVLLLNSSLTVVESKPGSHAKSGWQDLTDTLIQYISAQQKNVVFILWGSHAISKSTLIEDHKHLILTAPHPSPLSAYKGFFGCAHFSKTNAYLVDSGKSPIDWCLESPNLFSNV
- a CDS encoding DNA recombination protein RmuC, which gives rise to MEILFVILSALSFILLVILLIRSQTNKTPEVDLNAYVSVDLLKREQAYVAELKSNNEKLSAELMELNRMISAEKQAKVDLERRLEEHAAEVEKLQEKFQKEFELAANRILDKNTENFQKRSSEQMKTILSPLQEKIVSFEKKVVETHEKGVSERAALKAVVEQLSLQNKNLSEEAQNLTKALKGDVKKQGNWGEVILERILESSGLRKGFEYTTQESFRNDEGRLVQPDVVIHLPDEKYVIVDSKVSLVAYEKLAGAEEAEDIEKALKEHSLSVRAHVKGLSDKAYQKLHKEKSPDFVLLFIPIEGAFNAALQFDNAIYEDALDKNIIIVSPTTLLATLRTIASIWKQEYQNQNIRKIADEGAKLYDKLVGFVEDMQKLGKQMDTTQRTYEGAMKKLSEGSGNLLRRGENMKKLGLQTTKSIDKELLDNDSDNELIE